One genomic window of Gossypium hirsutum isolate 1008001.06 chromosome D11, Gossypium_hirsutum_v2.1, whole genome shotgun sequence includes the following:
- the LOC107913573 gene encoding U-box domain-containing protein 27 codes for MRRDDLCITIPNFFRCPISLDVMKSPVSLCTGVTYDRTSIQRWLDSGNNTCPATMQVLQSKEFVPNRNLQRLIQIWSDSVARRQHDAELAANSVVLPSHDQVKVLVKQLDNNSFSALTKIVRFARESEENREFLARMDGFLNAVFDFMRNAESDIKLIEQVVHILDLMLSKISEKKPLMESNCLSTILVILQRGSSDSQIQSVQLLESLAVDGESKLKIAQKEGLLLELVKSLSKEKDPRLIEASLSCLISIAMPKRVKAKLIQSRTIPELKILLSEPNMTPSIIEKSLKLLETLSSCKEGRVEIWHDTILLQAIVQKVLKASSKATEHAVTILWIVCYLFRDEKALEAVVSGNGMTKILLLIQSNCSPAVRQMSADLLKIFGVNSKPCLSSYDTKTTHIMPF; via the coding sequence ATGCGAAGAGACGATTTGTGCATTACGATTCCGAATTTTTTTCGATGTCCGATATCGTTGGACGTCATGAAATCACCAGTAAGCTTGTGCACTGGCGTAACATATGACAGAACCAGCATCCAGCGGTGGCTAGATAGCGGCAACAACACTTGTCCGGCCACGATGCAGGTTCTTCAAAGCAAAGAATTCGTTCCCAACCGCAATTTACAACGACTCATTCAGATCTGGTCCGACTCAGTCGCTCGCCGTCAACACGACGCCGAATTGGCGGCAAACTCAGTTGTCCTTCCTTCTCACGATCAGGTCAAAGTTTTGGTTAAACAACTCGACAACAATAGCTTTTCAGCGTTAACGAAGATCGTTCGTTTCGCGAGAGAATCAGAGGAGAACCGCGAATTCCTGGCGAGAATGGACGGGTTTTTGAATGCGGTTTTCGATTTTATGAGGAATGCAGAATCGGACATCAAATTAATCGAACAAGTTGTTCATATTTTGGATTTGATGCTAAGTAAAATTTCGGAGAAGAAGCCGTTGATGGAATCGAATTGCTTGTCGACGATCCTTGTCATTCTACAACGAGGAAGTTCAGATTCGCAAATACAATCGGTTCAATTACTGGAGTCCCTAGCGGTCGATGGAGAATCCAAGCTGAAAATAGCCCAGAAAGAAGGATTATTGCTCGAATTGGTAAAATCATTAAGTAAAGAGAAGGATCCAAGATTGATCGAAGCGAGCTTATCTTGTTTGATATCAATCGCAATGCCCAAAAGAGTAAAAGCAAAGCTAATTCAATCTCGAACCATCCCAGAGTTAAAGATCCTTCTATCCGAACCAAACATGACCCCCTCGATAATCGAGAAATCATTAAAACTGCTGGAAACATTATCATCTTGCAAAGAAGGGAGGGTGGAGATATGGCATGATACGATTTTGTTACAAGCGATTGTGCAGAAAGTGTTGAAAGCATCGAGCAAAGCGACAGAGCATGCAGTGACGATACTCTGGATTGTTTGCTATTTGTTTAGAGACGAGAAAGCGCTAGAAGCGGTGGTTAGTGGCAATGGAATGACCAAGATTTTGTTGCTCATCCAAAGCAATTGTTCTCCAGCGGTTAGACAAATGTCTGCCGATTTGCTCAAGATTTTTGGGGTTAATTCCAAGCCTTGTTTATCAAGTTATGATACTAAGACTACCCATATTATGCCCTTTTGA
- the LOC107913572 gene encoding uncharacterized protein: MATTSKNMNVFYRQKKKSTTSTGKKSTKSPSPKHAATFGSDITQPPGLVSHGGSLDLKDDFDEQEQVLRQFDMNMAYGPCVGITRLDRWERAQRMGLNPPKEIESLLKGGKVKLESLFDGRV, from the exons ATGGCAACAACATCGAAGAACATGAATGTTTTCTACAGGCAGAAGAAGAAAAGCACTACCTCTACCGGAAAAAAATCAACTAAAAGCCCATCTCCCAAACACGCCGCTACTTTCGGTTCCGATATCACCCAACCCCCTGGTCTTGTTTCTCATGGCGGTTCACTCGATCTCAAAG ATGATTTTGATGAACAAGAGCAAGTGTTAAGGCAATTTGATATGAACATGGCATACGGGCCGTGTGTGGGGATAACGCGGCTGGATCGGTGGGAAAGAGCTCAAAGAATGGGGCTAAACCCTCCTAAAGAGATTGAAAGCCTTTTGAAAGGTGGGAAAGTGAAGTTAGAAAGTTTATTTGATGGTCGTGTTTAG